The Oncorhynchus clarkii lewisi isolate Uvic-CL-2024 chromosome 12, UVic_Ocla_1.0, whole genome shotgun sequence genome segment CCTCTCCTCCTCGTCCAGAACCTGAGTGAGCTCTGTGGTCACCTTCTCCTGAGATAAACAACAGAACCCACACAACCATGAAGTCCATTGTCTATCCAAGCATGGGCAGTTCCACTACCATTAGATTAGTGGCAGAAACATTACCTCTGTCAGTGGGCAAGTTTTCACCTGACAGTGTTCAGTATTAAAGGAAGTGTGATTTTACCCTGACTGTGTTCAGGCAGTCCTGTTCCAGTCGGTCCACTGTATCTTGGTGCAGTAGGGGTTCCAGTGGGGAGTAGTTAATGGGGGTTTTCATGCCAACGGTGCCCAGGACATCCCTTAAAAAGACCATTTCGGAAAAGGGAGGAAGTGCTACTGTCTGTCACTATTCATTCAAGTGTCACAGTTTGAATACCTGTAAAGATCTATATGTTCATATACACGTACATGAACTTACTAACTCTCATAAAATAAAAAGGTTTCTTTGTTttttcccataggagaacccttttttgtgAAAAAGGTTATACAAAAAACCAAAAACAGTTATTTTCAGAGGGTTTTCCTATATGGACAATTGAATAACCTTTTATGGTTCTAGGTAGTACCTTGTTTTCTAAAAGCGTATACGTCTAACCTGTTGTACATGTCATAGATTTTCTTAATGTTGTTATGTTATGAGTTCTGACACTGACCTGTTGTAGATGTTATAGAACCAGTCCAGCAGGGAGTAGACATCAGTGATCTGCAGCTGGGAGCTGGTGATGATGTCCAGGCGTCGGGCCACTGCCCGGTGGTAGCTCTGCACGTACACCTGGAAGGCCTGGAACTCCTCCGGGTAGACCGACACAACGTTCCTCCGCGCCGCGTCCAGGTCGTCCACCATGCGTCCCCTCAGCCTCTCCAGGTACGAGGCTAGCTGCCCTGCCGGAGTTCTCACCTGCTGGGGCAGGCTCCAGTCAGACGCCTCCCCCACTGCCTGCCGCCATTTCAGCTTGAGCTGACGGGGCCGCTGGCTAGGATGGGGCTGGAGGCCCTCCCTCAGGGGCTGGGTCTCCTCTTTCTGTGCCTGGGCGGTGTCGGCCTGCTCCTCCTGCTGGATGACCAGCACCACCAGCCCCAGGTTGGGCCCGGCCGTTGGCTGTCGGAGTGACTCCCTCACCACGTCCCACATCTCCTTCTGCAGGGCCTCGTACAGCAACTCCACATCCTTGGCCTTGCGAAGGCTGGCGTCTCTTGACACATTGGGGCTGGAGGGGTCATCGAAGGACCGGAGAGGGTTCACTCCGGGAGGCGTGAATGAGGGTGTGAGGGGGTGGGGCAGGAGGGCCATCAGCTCGCACTCACGCTCCAGCTCCTGGATGTGTGTGTCTGCCAGGAGGAGGTCCCTCTGGTTGACCAGCTGTAGGATCTCCAgtactgagggaaggagagagttaGGAATCAATGCCATACTGTTTAGTCTATTGGTTTGTACAGAGTATTAATGTATGGTTAGGAATGGGTGGCGTAAGTGAAGAGAAAAAGTACAGGTTTTCATCAGGCTATATTCTGTGTGAAATATCAACATTGACATATTGAAGGGTGCTGATATGTGTGATATTGAGTATATAAATGATCCAAGcccagcaaatgtacattataccGGGGTgttggtagacacaatgtaagtaacctaatttatgtccctctaacttccctgaatgcctctgctgatcctacagctattgtgtGCAGTAAGCATGTGCCCATGAACCAgatttatactgttagcactgaggtggtgtgccctagcaggaagtccactgctcaccctgcactaacataaataacatgagcatatcTACTTCTTccaagcttcccagtaaagcaacaAAAACAAGTAAGCATCCCAAaagaaaagtgctcaaaatagaccacgttaacatatgtagcttaagaaataaggttcatgaaatcaataatttgctagaataattttgcacgcccaatctttcagtttttgatttgttaagaaagttttaaatatccaataaatgtcgttccacttcatgattgtgtcccacttgttgttgattcttcactaaaaaatacagttttatatctttatgtttgaagcctgaaatgtggcaaaaggtcgcaaagttcaaggggggcgaatactttcgcaaggcactgtacatgtacacatggatattgtattgtagatatgtcgTGGAGtgggggcctgagggcacacagtgtgttgtgaaatctgtgaatgtattgtaatgtttttaaaattgtataactgccttaattttgctgtaccccaggaagagtaatggGGATCCAGAAAAAATATAAATCTCTTGACCTGGCTTTTTGGATTGTTGTGAACACGCAATGTACTACACTGTCCTTTGATTGTCCCTTGTCTGTTTTAGTCCCTATTGAGCTCTGCCGAACAGTAGCTCTGGATGAAGTTCTATCTAAAGGAATCTGCAGTGGGAGGAAGTCAGTCATTTCCGGCTTTCATAGTCTGGTGCTGATTGAACCTGATGACTCAGGGGGTCCGGGGACCGCACACAGCTCATCAGAAACCAGCATGGGATTGGAGGAGGAAATACTGCAGGACCTGACCAGGAAGTTCCTGACTCGTAAAGTAAACACTGAAACTTACAAACACTGACTGTAGGAGGTCTAAGGTGCTCATGCCACAGACAGAAGTAACCTGCACTGACCCTTCCATGATTCAGATGTTTCGATTAGGTGATCTGTGATTGGTTGGCCCTGCAGGAAACATACCATATCTCCCCTCCTGATTGGTTTGTTTTGGAGCGCCATGTATACCTGAGAGAGGTTCCCTGGGTTCGACCACTAGTggctcctcctccagctcctcctcagCCTCCTGGGAGTTGTGGTCCGACAGGGACTCCCTCTTCAGCTTGCCAAGGCTGACCATCCTGAGGAAGGAGGGCCGGCGGCAGGACTCAGCCTCGCTGTCGGCGCTCAGGTTACCACAGGGCAGGCTCTCTCTGCGTTGCGTCTGCTTCCTCCGCCCAGCAAATCTACAAGCAGAAGAGAACCATTAGGAGAGGGTCGGAACTATATTATGCCACAGTATGACTTTGAAAGGCAAGAATGGCTATGTGTGGATTTACAGAGTCTGAAATATTGTGTGGAAATAAAGGTACCATCTAAAATAGAAATGGAATGGGATACATAATTATTACCAAATACTGTAGAGTTCAATGTTAACGTGTGACCACCACATCTAGACTAGGCTTCATATGCTATAAATAAGCAGGTATTTAAATGCTTGAGAGGTGATTGTGGTCAAAGTGAAAACTGTTTATAAATAGTGCTTAGGTACACAACATAGTATTAGCAAACAAAGCAGTTCTGTTCATAAACATAGTAACTCATGGAACATTTTTATATTACATAACCAAATAGGAAATGATTATGCTATATGCTGTGAGCATTTCCGTCATTTTGTTACAGCTTGATAGGGGGTCTCAGTCCTACCTGGTAACAGGAAAATCAGTTTGGATAGGCAAGCAAATCAGTAATTAATGGACCACAACGAAAGCTCTTTGGTCGAGACATTTCGAATGAAAATAGTTACTGAGTCATATTATATATAGACATTACATGTATGTTAATCTGTGTCTCTGAGCCCGTATttataaagcatctcagagtgggaatgctgatctaggatcaggtcctccctgtccatgcaatcttcattgtgatctaaaaggcgtaactgatcctagatcagcaaccCTCCCTCCCCGTTACCGGAGCAGGGTCATGATCTCCTCTGAGCTCCTGCGGAGGCCCTTCCTCTTCTCTTGTTCAGGCTGGGGTGAGTGGGGGTCTGTGGGGCATCGCTGGGACGGGAATGTCCCCCATACGCTGCACCCCGACATACGCAGCCCCTTCCCCAGCTTCCCCAGGGTCTTCAGGGGCGAAGAGCCGCGCAGCCGCTCAAGGGTTCCCCTCAGgggcctccctcctcctcctttaggGGCCTCAGGGCCATGCCTCTCCGCGTTCAcctcattctcctcctcttccccatcaTGTGACGACCTGCTCTGGAAGATTTTTCCCCCGCATACCCCCAAATTGGGGGGCTCACCctcgttcctctcctcctcaaggTCCACCTCCTCGAAGGGGTTCAGGTCCAAGTTTAACCTGGGCAGGATGAGCTCACCATTCCCATGGTTACTCTTGATCCTCCCCGGGAGGTTCTTAAGGATTGGCATTAAAATGCTGTGCTCAAGAATCAAATACTGCAAAGACACAAGGCAAGTTAGTTAGAAGAGAGAATGAGATCACAGATCATTTGAACAAGCTAGTTAGGCTACCAATAACAAGAGCTCAGCAGGAGTGTGCTGGAGAAGGTTGAACAGATAATGAAAGCTAAAACCAGAATGAATGGTAGAGTAATGTTGTACTCGAGGATCTACAGAATATTGTAATAGCATAGGAACTGTTGTAATTATACTATTCATTATGGACTTAACTCAGAGCTAAAATACCAACACAGATGATTAGCCAACAGCTCTTTTAAGTAATGACAGGACAACTTGCTATAGTAATGTACAGGTAAGTGccagaataaaggaaacaccaacatagagtGTCTTGATAGGTCATTGGACagtggtgtggggctgtgctttggcaaagtgggtggcctgtttggccctgtccgggggtatcatcggatggggccacagtgtctcccgacccctcctgtctcagcctccagtatttatgctgcagtaggtTATGTGACGGggtgctagggtcagtctgttatatctggagtacttctcctgtcttatccggtgtcctgtgtgaattaagTATGCTCTcactaattctctctttctctctttctttctctcggaggaccagagccctaggaccgtgcctcaggactacctatgactccttgctgtccccagtccacctggccgtgctgctgctccagtttcaactgttctgcctgcggctatggaaccctgacctgttcactggacgtgctacctgtcccagacctgctgttttcaactctctagagacagtaggagtggtagagatactcttaataatcggctatgaaaagccaactgacatttactcctgaggtgctgaattgctacaccctcgacaactactgtgattattattatttgaccatgctgtcaATTATGAAcagttgaacatcttggccatgttctgttaaaatCTCCATCCGGCa includes the following:
- the LOC139423236 gene encoding tumor necrosis factor alpha-induced protein 2-like, giving the protein MPILKNLPGRIKSNHGNGELILPRLNLDLNPFEEVDLEEERNEGEPPNLGVCGGKIFQSRSSHDGEEEENEVNAERHGPEAPKGGGGRPLRGTLERLRGSSPLKTLGKLGKGLRMSGCSVWGTFPSQRCPTDPHSPQPEQEKRKGLRRSSEEIMTLLRFAGRRKQTQRRESLPCGNLSADSEAESCRRPSFLRMVSLGKLKRESLSDHNSQEAEEELEEEPLVVEPREPLSVLEILQLVNQRDLLLADTHIQELERECELMALLPHPLTPSFTPPGVNPLRSFDDPSSPNVSRDASLRKAKDVELLYEALQKEMWDVVRESLRQPTAGPNLGLVVLVIQQEEQADTAQAQKEETQPLREGLQPHPSQRPRQLKLKWRQAVGEASDWSLPQQVRTPAGQLASYLERLRGRMVDDLDAARRNVVSVYPEEFQAFQVYVQSYHRAVARRLDIITSSQLQITDVYSLLDWFYNIYNRDVLGTVGMKTPINYSPLEPLLHQDTVDRLEQDCLNTVREKVTTELTQVLDEEERRWAQMLHIEEYQSNLARSIIQRLTVDLDRSTAVSSFLGARVARCSLNGLSDFLYSFQRKVEMFHETQAEFGDRGDGYISRTIALVNCCPPLRSFVQRCRQCDPQGSEESTQRANSSLNRIINQSVRVLTEKLFEHIRPFCDKLVKRKWLNNTEAFETIEASIKQHFKKFRRMDCPPYQILVGEVHRRILVEYVRAIMRGRVICTSSKMRKRMAFRLQDEAKQLKGLFKDLESGSSWLDSVLAHLADIILLEDTPSIQMEVAVLVKEFPDIRKKHVSTLLNVRGMMRQAEREEILNIVRDFESSGSSALLCRDHALFSDIPVTSEVHCINLGLIRVAMTLANWFSEARPRRHRKKNPRNRTTLPLERLTEEKDMDDD